In Ignavibacteriales bacterium, one DNA window encodes the following:
- a CDS encoding nucleotidyl transferase AbiEii/AbiGii toxin family protein, producing the protein MINYDALIHNRNYFERDHIAARHTQYHFTQAIKVETFLWDLELFGQLQRRLGERVALKGGAAAQLYLAPERQRTSVDIDVIYLGSASGIPDVLASIHRDLGEDDLYFKFNKHTPLNPKTVLPLETYYVTVPAVTAKAPINIKLDFHLMDTLELPVVELEGAAAFVVPLAFKPRCISASALLGDKLLTLAQGSVGIPPEREDDIPKQLYDLHELSRIVDTRDVSTVIRAMGTLFARELAVRTEKVTLLEALGQMIVLLERYSGLDSAKSDKAARDAIQNFRSNYEPRPFRNPIAWGIVSKRLQLLARCFLDGAQHPLTYLQDVDRMVALIAFEDERFEKMRPALRESLRVDFIGILKTQGHDDVAKRLKNSLPERVLWEAVTPTNLEVIGEKIEARTKSI; encoded by the coding sequence ATGATAAACTACGACGCTCTTATCCACAATCGAAATTACTTCGAGCGGGATCACATTGCAGCACGCCATACACAGTACCATTTTACGCAAGCGATAAAAGTCGAGACGTTTTTGTGGGATCTCGAGCTCTTTGGGCAATTGCAGCGAAGGTTGGGAGAGCGGGTAGCCCTGAAGGGCGGAGCAGCGGCGCAGTTGTATTTGGCTCCTGAAAGACAACGAACCAGCGTCGATATTGATGTGATCTATCTCGGTTCTGCCTCAGGGATACCGGATGTGCTTGCATCGATACATAGGGATCTTGGCGAGGATGATCTCTATTTCAAATTCAATAAACATACTCCCTTGAACCCTAAGACCGTTCTTCCCCTTGAGACGTACTATGTGACGGTCCCAGCCGTGACTGCAAAAGCGCCGATCAATATCAAGCTGGACTTCCACTTGATGGACACACTTGAGCTACCAGTGGTTGAACTGGAGGGAGCAGCTGCGTTCGTCGTTCCTCTTGCATTCAAGCCACGATGCATTTCTGCCTCAGCCCTGCTTGGGGACAAACTCCTCACGCTTGCGCAGGGAAGTGTCGGAATACCTCCGGAGCGCGAGGACGACATACCGAAGCAACTCTATGATCTTCACGAATTAAGCAGGATAGTCGATACACGGGACGTGAGCACAGTAATTCGTGCAATGGGTACGCTGTTTGCCCGAGAGTTAGCTGTCCGGACAGAAAAGGTTACCCTGCTGGAAGCTCTAGGGCAGATGATAGTCCTTCTGGAGAGATATTCGGGTTTGGACTCAGCGAAGAGCGATAAGGCGGCTAGGGATGCCATCCAGAATTTCAGAAGCAACTACGAGCCGCGCCCTTTCAGGAATCCGATTGCTTGGGGAATAGTCTCGAAACGGCTCCAGTTGCTGGCTCGGTGTTTCTTGGACGGGGCGCAACACCCGTTGACATATCTACAAGACGTCGATCGAATGGTCGCTTTAATAGCATTTGAAGATGAGAGGTTCGAGAAGATGAGACCGGCACTGAGGGAGTCGTTGAGAGTGGATTTTATCGGCATTCTTAAGACTCAAGGTCACGACGACGTGGCGAAACGGCTAAAGAACAGCCTCCCGGAGAGAGTTCTTTGGGAAGCGGTGACACCGACAAACCTCGAAGTGATTGGGGAGAAAATCGAGGCGCGGACGAAATCGATTTAG
- a CDS encoding restriction endonuclease subunit S, whose translation MTYIKEIANLRSGVFTKPTGQAEAFYLQAGHFDAEGRFDPRVKPALEVTQKLQKDLLTRSDILFASKGSRNFAVVHDDTIGPAIASTSFIVIRVNPTYQEQVLPEYVCWFMNQPQTQTQIKSFAKGTFIPAVTMKSIADLKISIPDLETQQLILEVSALRYKEKHLRTEIDTLTDQLLQEKLITLAHQE comes from the coding sequence ATGACATATATCAAAGAAATCGCAAATCTGAGAAGCGGAGTTTTCACCAAGCCCACGGGCCAGGCCGAGGCATTCTACCTTCAGGCTGGTCACTTCGACGCGGAGGGCAGGTTTGATCCCAGGGTCAAGCCGGCTCTTGAGGTTACACAGAAGCTTCAGAAAGATCTCCTCACTCGGAGCGACATCCTTTTTGCCTCCAAAGGCTCACGCAACTTTGCAGTCGTGCATGACGACACAATCGGACCCGCAATAGCATCGACCTCATTCATCGTGATCAGGGTAAATCCGACATATCAGGAACAGGTTCTTCCTGAGTATGTCTGCTGGTTCATGAACCAACCCCAAACACAAACGCAGATAAAATCCTTTGCAAAGGGGACGTTTATTCCGGCGGTTACCATGAAGTCCATCGCCGACTTGAAGATCTCCATCCCTGATCTCGAGACACAGCAACTTATTCTGGAAGTCTCAGCGCTTCGCTACAAGGAGAAGCACCTTCGCACTGAGATTGATACTCTGACAGATCAGCTCTTACAAGAAAAACTCATCACCCTTGCTCATCAGGAATAG